The proteins below come from a single Streptomyces sp. NBC_01276 genomic window:
- a CDS encoding LysR family transcriptional regulator, whose amino-acid sequence MELRQVRYFAAVAEELHFGRAAERLHIGQPTVSQQIRRLEREFGLELFDRTTRTVTLTRAGQVFLPYARALLDTGRAASGAMAGLRTERDATLRVGTGTGLGRRLGELLSDLAERAPALLVELVGVPLTTRLGQVRDGELDAAFVRGADPRPGLELLPLWEEELVAALPARHPLAAGADVDLADLTGPAGLPLRIAAREENPPLVDAVTAACRAAGFEPVPGPPFTNDQDTLAAIAAGRPTWTVYYAAQAAIQPAPGVAFRPFTTPAPTVPTSLAVRPGPPSRDLAALLDACHRLDAGDRG is encoded by the coding sequence CGACCGTCAGCCAGCAGATCCGCCGGCTGGAGCGGGAGTTCGGCCTGGAGCTGTTCGACCGCACGACGCGTACGGTGACGCTGACCCGCGCCGGGCAGGTGTTCCTGCCGTACGCACGCGCCCTGCTGGACACCGGACGGGCCGCATCCGGGGCGATGGCCGGGTTGCGCACGGAGCGGGACGCCACGCTGCGGGTGGGTACCGGCACCGGCCTGGGCCGCCGGCTCGGGGAACTGCTGTCCGACCTCGCCGAGCGCGCGCCCGCCCTCCTGGTGGAACTGGTCGGCGTGCCCCTGACGACGCGTCTGGGGCAGGTCCGGGACGGGGAGCTGGACGCGGCCTTCGTGCGGGGCGCGGATCCCCGGCCCGGCCTGGAACTGCTGCCGCTGTGGGAGGAGGAGCTCGTCGCCGCCCTCCCCGCGCGCCATCCACTGGCCGCGGGGGCCGACGTGGACCTGGCGGACCTCACGGGCCCGGCCGGGCTGCCCCTGCGGATCGCCGCGCGCGAGGAGAACCCGCCGCTGGTGGACGCCGTCACCGCGGCCTGCCGGGCGGCGGGCTTCGAGCCGGTCCCGGGGCCGCCGTTCACCAACGACCAGGACACCCTGGCCGCCATCGCCGCGGGCCGCCCCACCTGGACCGTCTACTACGCCGCCCAGGCCGCGATCCAGCCGGCCCCCGGGGTCGCCTTCCGCCCCTTCACCACCCCCGCACCGACCGTCCCGACCTCCCTCGCCGTCCGGCCCGGCCCCCCGTCCCGCGACCTCGCCGCCCTGCTGGACGCCTGCCACCGCCTCGACGCGGGCGACCGCGGGTAA